The Colias croceus chromosome 21, ilColCroc2.1 genome window below encodes:
- the LOC123701386 gene encoding paired box protein Pax-6 isoform X2: MPHKDELMHSAAMGGGALFGCSSAGHSGINQLGGVYVNGRPLPDSTRQKIVELAHSGARPCDISRILQVSNGCVSKILGRYETEFVPRATFGAKPLALRYYETGSIKPRAIGGSKPRVATTPVVQKIADYKRECPSIFAWEIRDRLLSENVCNNDNIPSVSSINRVLRNLASQKEQAASAQNDSVYEKLRMFNGQAATGWWYPGLPTAPAAPAIPAPLPPQLNRPTEEHKRDALQSEAGSDGNSEHASSGDEDSQMRLRLKRKLQRNRTSFTNDQIDSLEKEFERTHYPDVFARERLAEKIGLPEARIQVWFSNRRAKWRREEKLRSQRRDAPASPPAPPARLPLNGGFNSMYSPIPQPIATMSDTYSSMSGGLSSSCLQQRDGGYPYMFGDVLGSGGYSRAPAAHQQHAAYSQPQAAASTGVISAGVSVPVQIPSQGPDLASNYWGRLQ; encoded by the exons ATGCCACATAAAG ATGAGCTGATGCACAGCGCAGCCATGGGCGGTGGCGCGCTGTTCGGCTGCTCCTCCGCCGGCCACAGCGGCATCAACCAGCTCGGCGGCGTCTATGTCAACGGCAGACCGCTGCCCGACTCCACGCGGCAGAAGATCGTCGAGCTGGCGCACTCGGGGGCGCGGCCCTGCGACATCAGCAGGATCCTGCAGGTCTCCAACGGCTGCGTGTCTAAGATACTCGGCAG GTACGAGACGGAGTTCGTACCTCGAGCAACCTTCGGCGCTAAGCCACTGGCCTTAAG GTATTACGAGACGGGGTCGATCAAGCCCCGCGCGATCGGCGGCTCCAAGCCCAGAGTCGCCACGACCCCCGTGGTCCAGAAGATAGCTGATTACAAGCGGGAGTGCCCGTCGATCTTCGCGTGGGAGATAAGAGATCGTCTGCTGAGTGAAAACGTGTGCAATAACGACAATATTCCTAGT GTATCATCAATAAACCGCGTGCTCCGGAACCTCGCGTCTCAAAAAGAACAGGCAGCATCAGCGCAAAACGACAGTGTGTACGAGAAGCTAAGGATGTTCAACGGTCAGGCGGCGACGGGCTGGTGGTACCCCGGGCTCCCAACCGCTCCTGCAGCACCTGCTATACCAGCCCCACTGCCACCACAGTTGAACCGACCCACCGAAGAACATAAGCGAG ATGCCCTCCAATCAGAGGCTGGTTCCGACGGGAACAGCGAGCACGCATCATCAGGGGACGAGGACTCCCAAATGCGGCTCCGGCTGAAGAGGAAGCTGCAGCGGAACCGCACCTCCTTCACCAACGACCAGATAGATAGCCTTGAGAAAG AGTTCGAGCGCACGCACTACCCGGACGTGTTCGCGCGGGAACGACTGGCCGAAAAGATTGGATTGCCTGAGGCACGTATCCAG GTATGGTTCTCAAACCGTCGCGCGAAGTGGCGACGCGAGGAAAAGCTGCGCAGTCAGCGACGAGATGCGCCGGCTTCGccgcccgcgccgcccgcGCGGCTGCCGCTCAATGGTGGCTTCAACTCCATGTACAGTCCGATACCGCAGCCCATTGCTACCATGAGCGATACGTATAG TTCGATGTCGGGTGGTCTGTCGTCGTCGTGCCTGCAGCAGCGGGACGGAGGGTACCCCTACATGTTCGGGGACGTGCTGGGCAGCGGGGGGTACTCGCGGGCCCCGGCGGCGCACCAGCAGCACGCGGCGTACTCGCAGCCACAGGCCGCAGCTAGTACGG GTGTGATATCGGCGGGCGTCAGCGTGCCTGTGCAAATTCCATCGCAAGGGCCGGACCTCGCGTCGAATTACTGGGGACGGCTTCAGTGA
- the LOC123701386 gene encoding paired box protein Pax-6 isoform X1 produces MPHKDELMHSAAMGGGALFGCSSAGHSGINQLGGVYVNGRPLPDSTRQKIVELAHSGARPCDISRILQVSNGCVSKILGRYETEFVPRATFGAKPLALRYYETGSIKPRAIGGSKPRVATTPVVQKIADYKRECPSIFAWEIRDRLLSENVCNNDNIPSVSSINRVLRNLASQKEQAASAQNDSVYEKLRMFNGQAATGWWYPGLPTAPAAPAIPAPLPPQLNRPTEEHKRADALQSEAGSDGNSEHASSGDEDSQMRLRLKRKLQRNRTSFTNDQIDSLEKEFERTHYPDVFARERLAEKIGLPEARIQVWFSNRRAKWRREEKLRSQRRDAPASPPAPPARLPLNGGFNSMYSPIPQPIATMSDTYSSMSGGLSSSCLQQRDGGYPYMFGDVLGSGGYSRAPAAHQQHAAYSQPQAAASTGVISAGVSVPVQIPSQGPDLASNYWGRLQ; encoded by the exons ATGCCACATAAAG ATGAGCTGATGCACAGCGCAGCCATGGGCGGTGGCGCGCTGTTCGGCTGCTCCTCCGCCGGCCACAGCGGCATCAACCAGCTCGGCGGCGTCTATGTCAACGGCAGACCGCTGCCCGACTCCACGCGGCAGAAGATCGTCGAGCTGGCGCACTCGGGGGCGCGGCCCTGCGACATCAGCAGGATCCTGCAGGTCTCCAACGGCTGCGTGTCTAAGATACTCGGCAG GTACGAGACGGAGTTCGTACCTCGAGCAACCTTCGGCGCTAAGCCACTGGCCTTAAG GTATTACGAGACGGGGTCGATCAAGCCCCGCGCGATCGGCGGCTCCAAGCCCAGAGTCGCCACGACCCCCGTGGTCCAGAAGATAGCTGATTACAAGCGGGAGTGCCCGTCGATCTTCGCGTGGGAGATAAGAGATCGTCTGCTGAGTGAAAACGTGTGCAATAACGACAATATTCCTAGT GTATCATCAATAAACCGCGTGCTCCGGAACCTCGCGTCTCAAAAAGAACAGGCAGCATCAGCGCAAAACGACAGTGTGTACGAGAAGCTAAGGATGTTCAACGGTCAGGCGGCGACGGGCTGGTGGTACCCCGGGCTCCCAACCGCTCCTGCAGCACCTGCTATACCAGCCCCACTGCCACCACAGTTGAACCGACCCACCGAAGAACATAAGCGAG CAGATGCCCTCCAATCAGAGGCTGGTTCCGACGGGAACAGCGAGCACGCATCATCAGGGGACGAGGACTCCCAAATGCGGCTCCGGCTGAAGAGGAAGCTGCAGCGGAACCGCACCTCCTTCACCAACGACCAGATAGATAGCCTTGAGAAAG AGTTCGAGCGCACGCACTACCCGGACGTGTTCGCGCGGGAACGACTGGCCGAAAAGATTGGATTGCCTGAGGCACGTATCCAG GTATGGTTCTCAAACCGTCGCGCGAAGTGGCGACGCGAGGAAAAGCTGCGCAGTCAGCGACGAGATGCGCCGGCTTCGccgcccgcgccgcccgcGCGGCTGCCGCTCAATGGTGGCTTCAACTCCATGTACAGTCCGATACCGCAGCCCATTGCTACCATGAGCGATACGTATAG TTCGATGTCGGGTGGTCTGTCGTCGTCGTGCCTGCAGCAGCGGGACGGAGGGTACCCCTACATGTTCGGGGACGTGCTGGGCAGCGGGGGGTACTCGCGGGCCCCGGCGGCGCACCAGCAGCACGCGGCGTACTCGCAGCCACAGGCCGCAGCTAGTACGG GTGTGATATCGGCGGGCGTCAGCGTGCCTGTGCAAATTCCATCGCAAGGGCCGGACCTCGCGTCGAATTACTGGGGACGGCTTCAGTGA
- the LOC123701386 gene encoding paired box protein Pax-6 isoform X3, translating to MPHKDELMHSAAMGGGALFGCSSAGHSGINQLGGVYVNGRPLPDSTRQKIVELAHSGARPCDISRILQVSNGCVSKILGRYYETGSIKPRAIGGSKPRVATTPVVQKIADYKRECPSIFAWEIRDRLLSENVCNNDNIPSVSSINRVLRNLASQKEQAASAQNDSVYEKLRMFNGQAATGWWYPGLPTAPAAPAIPAPLPPQLNRPTEEHKRADALQSEAGSDGNSEHASSGDEDSQMRLRLKRKLQRNRTSFTNDQIDSLEKEFERTHYPDVFARERLAEKIGLPEARIQVWFSNRRAKWRREEKLRSQRRDAPASPPAPPARLPLNGGFNSMYSPIPQPIATMSDTYSSMSGGLSSSCLQQRDGGYPYMFGDVLGSGGYSRAPAAHQQHAAYSQPQAAASTGVISAGVSVPVQIPSQGPDLASNYWGRLQ from the exons ATGCCACATAAAG ATGAGCTGATGCACAGCGCAGCCATGGGCGGTGGCGCGCTGTTCGGCTGCTCCTCCGCCGGCCACAGCGGCATCAACCAGCTCGGCGGCGTCTATGTCAACGGCAGACCGCTGCCCGACTCCACGCGGCAGAAGATCGTCGAGCTGGCGCACTCGGGGGCGCGGCCCTGCGACATCAGCAGGATCCTGCAGGTCTCCAACGGCTGCGTGTCTAAGATACTCGGCAG GTATTACGAGACGGGGTCGATCAAGCCCCGCGCGATCGGCGGCTCCAAGCCCAGAGTCGCCACGACCCCCGTGGTCCAGAAGATAGCTGATTACAAGCGGGAGTGCCCGTCGATCTTCGCGTGGGAGATAAGAGATCGTCTGCTGAGTGAAAACGTGTGCAATAACGACAATATTCCTAGT GTATCATCAATAAACCGCGTGCTCCGGAACCTCGCGTCTCAAAAAGAACAGGCAGCATCAGCGCAAAACGACAGTGTGTACGAGAAGCTAAGGATGTTCAACGGTCAGGCGGCGACGGGCTGGTGGTACCCCGGGCTCCCAACCGCTCCTGCAGCACCTGCTATACCAGCCCCACTGCCACCACAGTTGAACCGACCCACCGAAGAACATAAGCGAG CAGATGCCCTCCAATCAGAGGCTGGTTCCGACGGGAACAGCGAGCACGCATCATCAGGGGACGAGGACTCCCAAATGCGGCTCCGGCTGAAGAGGAAGCTGCAGCGGAACCGCACCTCCTTCACCAACGACCAGATAGATAGCCTTGAGAAAG AGTTCGAGCGCACGCACTACCCGGACGTGTTCGCGCGGGAACGACTGGCCGAAAAGATTGGATTGCCTGAGGCACGTATCCAG GTATGGTTCTCAAACCGTCGCGCGAAGTGGCGACGCGAGGAAAAGCTGCGCAGTCAGCGACGAGATGCGCCGGCTTCGccgcccgcgccgcccgcGCGGCTGCCGCTCAATGGTGGCTTCAACTCCATGTACAGTCCGATACCGCAGCCCATTGCTACCATGAGCGATACGTATAG TTCGATGTCGGGTGGTCTGTCGTCGTCGTGCCTGCAGCAGCGGGACGGAGGGTACCCCTACATGTTCGGGGACGTGCTGGGCAGCGGGGGGTACTCGCGGGCCCCGGCGGCGCACCAGCAGCACGCGGCGTACTCGCAGCCACAGGCCGCAGCTAGTACGG GTGTGATATCGGCGGGCGTCAGCGTGCCTGTGCAAATTCCATCGCAAGGGCCGGACCTCGCGTCGAATTACTGGGGACGGCTTCAGTGA
- the LOC123701386 gene encoding paired box protein Pax-6 isoform X4, with amino-acid sequence MHSAAMGGGALFGCSSAGHSGINQLGGVYVNGRPLPDSTRQKIVELAHSGARPCDISRILQVSNGCVSKILGRYYETGSIKPRAIGGSKPRVATTPVVQKIADYKRECPSIFAWEIRDRLLSENVCNNDNIPSVSSINRVLRNLASQKEQAASAQNDSVYEKLRMFNGQAATGWWYPGLPTAPAAPAIPAPLPPQLNRPTEEHKRADALQSEAGSDGNSEHASSGDEDSQMRLRLKRKLQRNRTSFTNDQIDSLEKEFERTHYPDVFARERLAEKIGLPEARIQVWFSNRRAKWRREEKLRSQRRDAPASPPAPPARLPLNGGFNSMYSPIPQPIATMSDTYSSMSGGLSSSCLQQRDGGYPYMFGDVLGSGGYSRAPAAHQQHAAYSQPQAAASTGVISAGVSVPVQIPSQGPDLASNYWGRLQ; translated from the exons ATGCACAGCGCAGCCATGGGCGGTGGCGCGCTGTTCGGCTGCTCCTCCGCCGGCCACAGCGGCATCAACCAGCTCGGCGGCGTCTATGTCAACGGCAGACCGCTGCCCGACTCCACGCGGCAGAAGATCGTCGAGCTGGCGCACTCGGGGGCGCGGCCCTGCGACATCAGCAGGATCCTGCAGGTCTCCAACGGCTGCGTGTCTAAGATACTCGGCAG GTATTACGAGACGGGGTCGATCAAGCCCCGCGCGATCGGCGGCTCCAAGCCCAGAGTCGCCACGACCCCCGTGGTCCAGAAGATAGCTGATTACAAGCGGGAGTGCCCGTCGATCTTCGCGTGGGAGATAAGAGATCGTCTGCTGAGTGAAAACGTGTGCAATAACGACAATATTCCTAGT GTATCATCAATAAACCGCGTGCTCCGGAACCTCGCGTCTCAAAAAGAACAGGCAGCATCAGCGCAAAACGACAGTGTGTACGAGAAGCTAAGGATGTTCAACGGTCAGGCGGCGACGGGCTGGTGGTACCCCGGGCTCCCAACCGCTCCTGCAGCACCTGCTATACCAGCCCCACTGCCACCACAGTTGAACCGACCCACCGAAGAACATAAGCGAG CAGATGCCCTCCAATCAGAGGCTGGTTCCGACGGGAACAGCGAGCACGCATCATCAGGGGACGAGGACTCCCAAATGCGGCTCCGGCTGAAGAGGAAGCTGCAGCGGAACCGCACCTCCTTCACCAACGACCAGATAGATAGCCTTGAGAAAG AGTTCGAGCGCACGCACTACCCGGACGTGTTCGCGCGGGAACGACTGGCCGAAAAGATTGGATTGCCTGAGGCACGTATCCAG GTATGGTTCTCAAACCGTCGCGCGAAGTGGCGACGCGAGGAAAAGCTGCGCAGTCAGCGACGAGATGCGCCGGCTTCGccgcccgcgccgcccgcGCGGCTGCCGCTCAATGGTGGCTTCAACTCCATGTACAGTCCGATACCGCAGCCCATTGCTACCATGAGCGATACGTATAG TTCGATGTCGGGTGGTCTGTCGTCGTCGTGCCTGCAGCAGCGGGACGGAGGGTACCCCTACATGTTCGGGGACGTGCTGGGCAGCGGGGGGTACTCGCGGGCCCCGGCGGCGCACCAGCAGCACGCGGCGTACTCGCAGCCACAGGCCGCAGCTAGTACGG GTGTGATATCGGCGGGCGTCAGCGTGCCTGTGCAAATTCCATCGCAAGGGCCGGACCTCGCGTCGAATTACTGGGGACGGCTTCAGTGA